From the genome of Homalodisca vitripennis isolate AUS2020 chromosome 8, UT_GWSS_2.1, whole genome shotgun sequence, one region includes:
- the LOC124368188 gene encoding uncharacterized protein LOC124368188 gives MGEGYGSCNPPTPSPLLMTLIMTFTNLILPKKVMTLLKIQLLKNLMMLMTVGRFSNDPGEGTSNQPDTADNSHQATADSGERTGCVLIMCYNRLRNISDYWSMQESMGNVAIKKAISRNRFQLLMSKLYFNLPNKPENATKTYYVDELVSCLKHTFPEARTEATFQSIDESMAKFKGKDLEKVDGSLGERVVGKLSSTVRGDKEEVVLSFDRFFTSVKLLCETRHPSVATCIGNREGVVAVSWKDSKQFVVLSNLHSDTVTTVKRMQQNGERKDVTCPEAIALYNEIMGGVDISDQKVGVYDFDRKSKKWWKKVFYKLLLTSVVNAWILHQEVQHRKTSLLTFMVPLAEQLLAEGSTNTSVKRRASIGRTSKRVKTMSNVGTHLPVEGQTRRRCKRCSDHQTENRTKTMCAECDLPLCSREYLLQ, from the exons ATGGGAGAAGGCTATGGCAGTTGCAACCCTCCCACCCCCAGCCCCCTCCTAATGACTC TGATAATGACGTTCACCAATCTGATTCTTCCGAAAAAAGTGATGACGCTTCTGAAAATCCAGCTGCTCAAAAACCTGATGATGCTGATGACGGTGGGCAGGTTTTCTAATGATCCTGGCGAGGGAACTAGCAACCAGCCGGACACTGCCGATAACAGTCATCAGGCCACTGCAGATTCTGGTGAAAGAACAG GCTGCGTTCTCATCATGTGCTACAATCGCTTACGAAACATATCTGACTACTGGTCCATGCAAGAATCCATGGGAAATGTAGCTATAAAGAAAGCTATATCAAGGAACAGGTTTCAGTTGTTGATGTCGAAGCTGTACTTCAACCTGCCAAACAAACCTGAGAATGCTACCAAGACTTATTATGTAGATGAATTAGTTTCTTGTTTGAAACATACTTTTCCTGAGGCAAGAACAGAAGCAACATTTCAAAGCATTGATGAATCAATGGCTAAGTTCAAGG GTAAAGATCTTGAAAAAGTGGACGGTTCATTAGGTGAAAGAGTTGTGGGCAAACTTTCGTCAACTGTAAGAGGTGACAAGGAAGAAGTTGTGCTGTCATTTGATCGTTTTTTCACCTCAGTCAAATTGTTATGTGAAACACGCCATCCTAGTGTCGCAACTTGCATCGGGAACAGG gAAGGTGTAGTAGCAGTGTCATGGAAGGATTCTAAGCAGTTTGTTGTCCTGAGTAACTTACACTCAGACACTGTGACAACAGTCAAGAGAATGCAACAAAATGGAGAAAGAAAGGATGTTACATGCCCTGAAGCTATTGCtttatacaatgaaataatgGGAGGAGTTGATATTTCTGATCAAAAAGTAGGTGTGTACGATTTTGATAGAAAGTCAAAAAAATGGTGGAAAAAGGTGTTCTATAAACTTCTTCTAACATCAGTTGTCAAcgcatggattttgcaccaagaagTTCAACACAGGAAAACGTCTCTTCTGACGTTCATGGTGCCTCTAGCGGAACAGCTGCTCGCCGAAGGATCAACAAATACTTCAGTCAAAAGAAGAGCTAGCATTGGAAGAACATCAAAGAGagtgaaaacaatgtcaaacgtCGGTACTCATTTGCCTGTGGAAGGACAGACCAGAAGAAGATGCAAGCGCTGCTCGGATCACCAGACAGAAAACCGAACAAAAACCATGTGCGCAGAATGTGACCTCCCACTTT GTTCAAGGGAATACCTACTACAGTGA